In Solanum lycopersicum chromosome 5, SLM_r2.1, the following are encoded in one genomic region:
- the LOC138348638 gene encoding uncharacterized protein has translation MTNEGNGGGTPNVQGGKKNKKGKNKKGNEPSLPNPPPGDLPTGSLPPGDLPSGSVPSGDLPSGSVPPGGLPSGSLPSSDLPPNDLPPGDGQTSFQVNTEEESEDDVSEDVIDVTVGHEWIASVERARLAVEILGQRLNGLGSDVKNLEENSLEEVNTIRKELDLRKRTELELKESITSLEFRLLDATTTIQTLKNKVVALEEEREVGASTSLGQERESRVEVPKPPTFKGVRDALEVGNFLWHLENYFRCNRVRSDASKINTAVLYLSDVAMLWWKRKDVEIKRGTRTIDTWEKFLEEFKKAFFPNNAVYEMKRKLRELKQTGSTRAYVKEFTILTLQIPQLTEDDMLFTFMDGLQNWARTELERRQVKTIDEAITQAETLTDFKHDRCDKAKGKEAKGSQAKGGGDRGRGREPSAQPKQQDTPKSDGRRFERRKFSEKRTQSSRGDGCYICGGQHGYARCPEMKSLSAIVRERKEKEAQDKAKPADTTQLGMVGICGAIAKQADNPGDFSTQYVDISINGQAVRAMVDSGAEANIMTKAATEKLGLKIVPSNNRLKTVNAPPTPVCGIAHGVSITLGRWKGKTNFTVAPLDISDVILGQEFFQRCHTMIDPYLQQLMVMEGEGFCMVPLIRVPKKDGYAQLSAMQIVKGLKKGAPTFLATIASSSEDHGAMQPLPPIIESVLQENSDVMPEELPKTLPPRREVDHMIELEAGAKPPALVPYRMAPPELEELRKQLKELLEAGHIRPSKAPYGAPVLFQKKKDGSMRLCIDYRELNKITIRNKYPIPLIADLFDRLGEAKYFTKMDLRKGYYQVRIAEGDEPKTACVTRYGAFEWLVMPFGLTNAPATFCTLMNEILHPYLDQFVVVYLDDIVVYSSTLQEHVEHLKKVFKVLRENQLYVKREKCEFSQPKIHFLGHVISQGELRMDEAKVKAIQDWEAPTKMNELRSFLGLANYYRRFISGYSAIAAPLTELLKKNRPWLWSKECEEAFEGLKAAVTKEPVLMLPDFTKTFEIHTDASDFAIGGVLMQEKHPIAFESRKLNEAERRYTVQKKEMMAIVHCLRTWRHYLLGSKFVVKTDNVATSYFQSQKKITPKQARWQDFLAEFDYNLEYKPGRGNVVADALSRKTELAAISSVRSEFQCAIKDGMQRDPEAKKIMELAAQGQTKRFWVEDGFLLTTGRRIYVPKFGFIRRCIIKESHDTPWAGHPGQKRTRALVEAFYFWPRMREEIEQYVQTCLVCQQDKVEQSNQEGCWSHYP, from the coding sequence ATGACGAACGAAGGAAACGGTGGCGGCACCCCCAACGTTCAGGgaggaaagaagaacaaaaagggaaagaacaagaagggcaACGAACCCAGTTTGCCCAACCCTCCACCAGGCGACCTGCCAACAGGCAGTCTTCCACCGGGCGACCTGCCGTCAGGCAGTGTCCCCTCGGGCGACCTGCCATCAGGCAGTGTTCCACCAGGCGGTCTGCCATCAGGCAGTTTACCATCAAGCGATCTGCCACCAAATGATCTTCCACCCGGCGACGGACAAACATCTTTCCAGGTGAATACAGAAGAGGAAAGTGAAGACGACGTCAGCGAAGACGTTATAGACGTCACTGTTGGACATGAATGGATTGCTAGCGTTGAGAGGGCAAGACTTGCTGTTGAGATTTTGGGGCAGCGCTTGAATGGTTTGGGCAGCGATGTtaaaaaccttgaagaaaattCCCTTGAGGAAGTTAACACCATCCGGAAGGAGTTGGATCTACGCAAGCGGACTGaattggagttgaaggaatccaTTACTTCCTTGGAGTTCAGGTTGTTGGACGCCACTACGACGATCCAGACACTGAAGAACAAGGTAGTAGCCCTCGAAGAAGAGAGGGAGGTTGGAGCATCAACATCACTTGGCCAGGAAAGGGAGTCTAGAGTCGAGGTTCCCAAGCCACCAACATTCAAGGGTGTCCGAGACGCCCTAGAGGTAGGCAATTTCTTATGgcacttggaaaattatttCAGGTGTAATCGGGTCAGGAGCGATGCAAGCAAGATCAACACTGCCGTGTTGTATCTTTCCGACGTAGCCATGTTGTGGTGGAAACGCAAAGATGTCGAGATCAAGAGGGGCACACGCACCATTGACACATGGGAAAAATTCCTTGAGGAATTCAAGAAAGCTTTCTTCCCCAACAATGCTGTTTATGAGATGAAGCGCAAACTTCGGGAGTTGAAGCAAACGGGAAGTACTAGGGCTTATGTGAAAGAGTTCACAATTTTGACCCTCCAGATTCCCCAACTTACGGAGGATGACATGTTGTTCACCTTCATGGACGGGCTACAGAATTGGGCGAGGACCGAGTTAGAGCGGCGTCAAGTAAAAACCATCGATGAGGCCATCACTCAAGCCGAGACCTTGACAGATTTCAAACATGATCGTTGTGACAAGGCGAAGGGCAAGGAGGCAAAGGGCAGTCAAGCTAAAGGCGGGGGAGACCGTGGACGAGGCAGAGAACCGTCGGCACAACCCAAGCAGCAAGACACACCCAAGTCCGATGGCAGACGGTTTGAACGCCGAAAATTCTCGGAGAAGCGGACGCAATCCAGCAGAGGAGACGGGTGCTATATATGTGGCGGACAACACGGTTACGCCAGGTGCCCAGAGATGAAGAGTCTTAGTGCCATCGTCCGTGAGCGGAAGGAAAAGGAGGCACAAGACAAGGCGAAACCGGCAGACACCACTCAGTTGGGCATGGTTGGAATCTGTGGTGCCATAGCAAAGCAGGCTGATAATCCGGGGGATTTCAGCACACAATATGTGGATATCTCCATCAATGGGCAAGCAGTTCGGGCCATGGTAGATTCCGGGGCTGAGGCTAACATCATGACCAAGGCGGCGACAGAGAAATTGGGACTGAAAATTGTTCCAAGCAACAATCGCCTCAAGACGGTCAACGCCCCACCAACTCCCGTGTGTGGAATTGCTCATGGGGTCAGCATCACTTTAGGACGGTGGAAAGGTAAGACAAACTTTACCGTAGCTCCTTTGGATATATCCGATGTCATCCTTGGGCAGGAATTCTTTCAACGTTGCCACACGATGATTGATCCCTACCTTCAACAACTCATGGTGATGGAGGGGGAAGGGTTTTGTATGGTACCTCTTATTAGGGTGCCGAAGAAAGACGGATATGCCCAACTGTCGGCCATGCAGATTGTGAAGGGCCTGAAGAAAGGAGCACCAACCTTTTTAGCCACCATCGCAAGTTCGAGTGAAGACCATGGTGCTATGCAGCCACTGCCACCTATCATAGAATCTGTTTTGCAGGAAAACAGCGATGTGATGCCGGAGGAGCTGCCGAAGACACTACCTCCAAGGCGCGAGGTAGATCATATGATTGAGTTGGAGGCGGGAGCCAAGCCACCTGCGCTTGTACCTTATCGCATGGCTCCGCCTGAATTAGAAGAACTGAGGAAGCAATTGAAAGAGCTCCTCGAAGCAGGTCATATTCGTCCATCCAAGGCACCCTATGGAGCGCCGGTGCTGTTTCAGAAGAAGAAAGACGGATCGATGCGGCTATGCATTGATTACAGGGAGCTCAACAAGATCACAATCCGGAACAAGTATCCAATCCCGCTGATCGCAGATTTGTTCGATCGTCTTGGAGAGGCCAAATACTTCACCAAGATGGATCTCCGGAAAGGCTACTATCAAGTGCGCATTGCAGAGGGGGATGAGCCAAAGACAGCATGCGTGACCAGGTATGGAGCATTCGAATGGTTGGTGATGCCTTTCGGCTTAACCAACGCACCTGCCACATTTTGCACgctgatgaacgagattttgcATCCCTACTTGGACCAGTTCGTAGTAGTGTACTTAGATGACATAGTCGTCTATAGTAGCACTTTGCAGGAGCATGTAGAGCACTTGAAGAAGGTCTTTAAAGTCTTGCGGGAAAATCAGCTCTATGTCAAGCGGGAGAAGTGTGAGTTCTCCCAACCAAAGATACATTTCTTGGGCCATGTGATCAGCCAAGGTGAGCTTCGTATGGACGAGGCAAAGGTAAAGGCGATCCAAGATTGGGAAGCGCCTACGAAAATGAACGAGCTACGTTCTTTTCTTGGACTTGCTAATTATTATCGCAGGTTCATCAGCGGGTACTCCGCTATTGCTGCACCACTGACCGAGCTGCTGAAGAAGAATAGGCCTTGGTTGTGGAGCAAGGAGTGCGAGGAAGCGTTCGAGGGTCTTAAGGCTGCGGTTACTAAAGAGCCAGTCTTGATGCTGCCTGATTTCACCAAGACCTTTGAAATCCATACGGATGCTTCTGATTTTGCCATTGGGGGAGTCTTGATGCAGGAGAAGCACCCCATAGCATTCGAAAGCCGAAAGCTAAATGAAGCGGAACGACGGTACACTGTACAGAAGAAGGAGATGATGGCCATTGTGCATTGTCTACGCacatggaggcattatctattAGGCTCCAAATTTGTAGTAAAAACTGACAATGTTGCCACTAGCTATTTTCAGTCGCAGAAGAAGATCACACCAAAGCAGGCTCGTTGGCAGGATTTCTTAGCGGAATTTGACTACAACTTGGAGTACAAACCAGGAAGGGGCAATGTGGTAGCCGATGCATTGAGCAGAAAGACTGAATTAGCGGCCATCTCCTCAGTCCGTAGTGAATTCCAATGCGCAATCAAAGACGGTATGCAACGCGATCCGGAAGCCAAGAAGATTATGGAGCTGGCTGCTCAAGGCCAAACCAAACGGTTTTGGGTAGAAGATGGATTCCTGCTTACCACTGGCCGGAGGATTTATGTACCAAAGTTCGGGTTCATCAGGCGGTGTATTATCAAAGAAAGCCACGACACTCCGTGGGCTGGGCATCCGGGACAGAAGAGAACGAGGGCGTTAGTGGAGGCCTTCTATTTCTGGCCACGTATGCGAGAGGAGATTGAGCAGTACGTGCAGACTTGTCTAGTGTGCCAACAAGACAAGGTAGAGCAAAGCAACCAGGAGGGCTGTTGGAGCCATTACCCATAG